The sequence GGCGCGCACCACGATCTGCGTCAGCTCGCAGGTGGGGTGCCCGATCGGATGCAGCTTTTGCGCGACCGGCCAATCCGGCTTCGATCGAAACCTCAGCGAAGCCGAGATCGTCGACCAGTTCCTCCATGCCAGCCGCGACCTGGGCGAGACGCAGCGCTCGCTGACGAACGTCGTCTTCATGGGGATGGGGGAGCCGTTGAACAATTACGGCGCGGTCGTGGGCGCCATTCGGCGCTGGGCCCGCCCCGACACCCTCAACTTCAGTCCGCGGCGCGTCACGGTATCGACAATCGGGCTGGTACCGTTCATCGAGCGGCTGAGTGCCGAGGGGCTGCCGGTCAACCTGGCGATCTCGCTGCACGCACCAGACGATGCGTTGCGCAGCAGCATGATCCCGGTGAACCGCAAATACCCGATCGCGGCCATCGTCGGCGCGGCAAGGGCCCATGCGGACCGAACCGGCCGGCGCACGAGCTACGAATATGTCCTGCTGCAGGGCGTCAATGACGGTCCCGAGCAGGCCGGCCGGCTGGCTAGCGTCGTCGGTCGCCATCTCAGCCACATCAACCTGATCCCGATGAACCCGATCGACGGCAGCCCGCTGGCGCCGCCCTCGAAGACGCGGGCCCAGGCGTTCCAAGCCATCCTGCAGGCCGCTGGCATTTCGACCACCATCCGCGCCACGCGAGGGCTCGATATCGATGCCGCCTGCGGCCAGCTTCGTGCCCGCCAGCCGCAGCCGATGCCGTCGCCCGCCTGATGCCCCTTCAGGGGATCTTCTTCGACGCCGGCAACACGCTGCTCGTTGAGGAGCCGGGTAAGCACCTGTGGGAGATGGCGCTCATCCGGATTCCGGATGCGCTCGAGGTGCTGACCGCGCTCAAGCCGCTTTACCGGCTGGGTGTCATCTCCAACACCGTCGGCTCGGGCGATGCTGAACTGGCGGATGTCCTCGAAAAGGCGGGGATCCGCCGCCTGATCGATGCCCTGGTCACCTCGCGGGACTTTGGAAAGGCCAAGCCCGATCCCGCCATCTACGCCGAGGGGGCCCGCCGCCTGGGGGTCTCCCTGGACCAGACCCTGATGGTGGGGGATCGACTGGACACCGACGTGGCTGGCGCGCTGAACGCCGGCATCCCGGCGGTCTGGCTGCGCCATCCGGGAGCGATCGCGATCCCCGGAATCGCCCCGACCCATGTGATCGAGCGCCTTGCCGACTTACCGGCTTGGATCGCCGCCGCATATACTCAGAATTGATGAGGCGCATGCTTGCGGCCACCTGCGCGATGGTGGTGCTCTCGGCTTGCGGGGCGGTCGCTCAGGTATCCGAGACACCGCAGCAGGTTGTCAGCACGGCGAGCGACAAGATGAGCCAGTTGCATTCGGCGAAGTTCGATGTGACGGCCACCATCCTCGAGCAATTCCCGGCCTCATTCACCGACCAGCTCGGCGCTGCGGGGGCCTCGCTTTCGAACTTCAGCATCGACATGAGCGGTAAGGGGGATGCCAAGTTCCCTGACACGGCCTCCATGTCGCTCCAGGTGAAAAGCGGCGGGATCAGCGTCAGCACCGACATGGTTCTTGCTGGCGGCAAGATCTACATCAAAGACCCAACAAGCGGCAGCTGGACGCAACCGGCGAGCGCCGCGTCGTTCGGTCAATTCACGAACCAGGCGGATCCGCTGTCGAGCGCCGCCGTCCTGAAAACCGCCCAATCGATAAAGGACCTGGGGGACACGACGCTGAATGGCAGCGCGGTGCATCACTACCAGATCGTGCCGGACAAGAACAAGCTGGCCGACCAGGCCTCCACGCAGCAAGCTAAAGACCTCGTCCTCTCGATGCTGCAAAGCGGCACCATCCAACTCGAGGTCTGGATCGGTAAGGACGATCACCTGCTGCACCAGATGAAGAACGACACCGATGCCACGATCGACCTGGGCAAGGTCATGGCGGCGTCGGGCCAGCAACTCCCGCCGGGCTTCCCAATACCGGCGGGCGCCACCGTGCATACGGTGGTCCATGCCACGATCAACTACCACGATTTCAACGCGCCCGTCACGGTGACCGTGCCGTCTGTCGCACCCTCGTAGCAGGGTCTTGCTCCGGGACGAAGGGAAGGCGTTTCGGCGCCGATATACTCAAGACGCCCCGTGAAACGCCTTGTCCTCGGCCTGCTGATGATGGTGGCGCTGGCCGCCTGCGCCTCGCCGCTGGCCAAGCCGGAAACCCCGGCGCAGGCGTTGTCGGCCGCGGCGCAGCGGGCCGGCCAGCTGAAGGCGGCGAAGTTTGACCTCGTGGGCAACGTCAAGATGACGTTTCCGGCCCAGCTGGGCCAGATGTTCGGCCACGGCGGGAGCGGCGCCGGCTCGGTCGCGCTGGACATGACCGGCAACGGCGAGGCCCAGTTCCCCGACCGATATCACGCGACCATCAACGCCAAGCTGGCCGGCCTATCGATTACGACCGAAGTCGTGGTCGCCAACGGCCAGGCGTATGTAAGGAACCCGATCACGCAGAAATGGGAGAGCTCCGCGCAATCGAGCGCCATGACCGGGCAGCTAAGTCAGCCTGACCCGCTCTCCTATGCGCAGCTCCTGAAGAACGTGAAATCGATCAAGGACCTGGGCGATACGACGATGGCCGACGGCACCAAGGTGCACCACTACCGGCTGATACCCGATAAAGACAAGCTGCTCGCCAGTTTCGACGCAGCCACAGTGAAGAACCCGCAGGCCAAGGCGGCTATCGAGCAGGTCCTGAATAGCGGGACGATGACGGTCGAGGTCTGGTTTGGGAAGGATGACCACCTGGTGCGGCGCGTCACTACGGATGCCGACTACACGGTCGACCTCAACCAGTTGATGGGTGCGGTCGGCGCGCCGAGTGGATCGAGTAGTGGCGTGCCCGCCGGAACGAGCATCCACGCGACCGCGCACATCGAAATCAACTATCACCACTTCGACGCTCCCGTGACCATCGCCATTCCGACCGTCGGCTAGTGCTGGTCTCGCCCTCGCTTCTATCGGCCGACTTCAGCCGGCTGGGCGAGGAAGTCGCCGCCCTGGAGCAGGCCGGCGCCGATTGGGTGCACTTCGATGTGATGGACGGGCATTTCGTCCCCCCGATCACGATGGGGCCGCGCACGGTCGAGCACTGCCGGCGTTACGCCAAACTGCCCTTTGACGTCCACCTGATGATCGAGAATCCGGAGCGCACCATCGAAGCATTTCGCGATGCGGGCGCGACGACGCTATCGGTCCACGTGGAGGCGACGCGGCACATCCACCGCGTGCTGGAGAGTATCCGCAAGGCCGGCCTGCGGGCGGGCGTGTGCCTCAACCCCGGTAGTCCGCTGGTGCTCGTCGAACCGGTCCTCAAAAACGCCGACCTGCTCGTCATGATGTGCGTCAACCCCGGATGGGGCGGCCAGAAATTCATCGACGGCAGCCTGGAACGGATCAAGGCGGCGCGCGCTCTACGTGACCGGCTCAACCCCAAGCTGGACATCGAAATCGACGGCGGCGTGAATGCCGGGACGGGCCCGTCGTGCGCCGCGAACGGAGCCACCGTCCTGGTGGCAGGGAGCTTCGTCTTCAGTCACCCCCAGGGGATGAAAACCGCAATCCAGGAGTTGCGCTAAGGGGACCGCTACTCGCTGGTGGGCATGTGGAGATACATCGACTGGATGCCGACCCTCCCCGGGCCAGTGAAGCGATTCCAGACCATGTTCCCACCGCCGCCGAAGATGCCGGTTTTCAACCCGAACATCTGAACGTCCATGCGGACGCTTTCATCGCGGTAGACCCAGCCACCTGGTTCGATGTCGATCTGCTCGTTCTGGGCCAGGTCCTTCTGGAAAACGTTGCCGTAGCCGTGCAGCCAGAGGACACCTTCCTGGTGGCTGGCGCTGAAGCGATCGACGAAGAATCCTGTTGAGCCTAAGAGCATGTTGCTCACGCCCTTCACCCGGTTGAAGGTGTAATCGAGATTTCCGGTTGCCGCCAGGAACTGGTGTTCCCGAACGAGCACCGCGGTTCCAGGCATCAGGTGGAGGGGGAAGAGATGGCCGGCGCCGTCACGCGAGAAGGCGATCTCACCCGGGCCATGCGCCTCCGTGAGAAAGATCGGCATGCCGGCGACCATCCGCTTGAAGGCGCCTTTCATGGCGCGAATGCCGATGTTCAGCGCTGGGTCCTTCCAGAGCACGACATGATGCTCGAAGTAGACCGGCAGGGTCCCGTCGAGCCAGGTATGCAGCACCGGGACAAGCTCGCCGTCGATGCGGTATTTGATACCGGGCGCTTGGCCATCCTCGAGCTTCGTCGGGAGGAGCTGCGGCGGTTTTTGCATCGTGGCAATCACTGCAACTCGATCGTCGGTCAAAACCGGCGAGCGCCGGCGCCGCAAGGGTGGACTAGGCCGACTTGGCCTGGGTGCGAAGGCAGCGGGTGCAGACCAGGGCCGTCTGGGGACGGCCGTCGATCGTGACCCGGGCCTTGTGCAAATTGGGCATGAAGCGGCGCTTCGTGTGCACCTTCGAGTGGCTCACGTGATGCCCGTATTGGGGCCCCTTACCGCAGATCGCGCAGCGTTGTGCCATGGAATTGGTTTGCTTTGGCGCCTCGATGACCATCGCGTATGATTGAGGCGAAATCAGCGTCACATAGTAGCACACGATGGACTCTAAGACGAAGGCCAACCCGCAACGCACCGGGAAGCCGCCGAGGACGCTGATCCAATCCAGAGACCTCGGGCGGATCGAGGTGTCACGCCATGTCGTCGCCACCATTGCCGGGCACGCGGCGGCGGGCTGCTACGGCGTTGTGGCCATGGCCGCCCGCGGTTTGCGCGACGGTTTGGCCGAACGGCTGCACCGCGACAAACTGCACCGGGGCGTCGAGGTCGAGGTCCGCGATGACGGGATCGCCGTCTCCCTGTACGTCATCGTCGAGTACGGAACCCGGGTCTCGGAGGTGGCCAACAACCTTTCGAACGCGGTCCGCTATTCGGTGGAGCGCACCCTTGGCCTTCCGGTCGTGGAAGTCAACGTCAATGTCCAGGGAATCCACGTCAGCGGGAGCGGCGGCAGCTGAAATCCCAAGCCTGACCGGCGCCGCGACCGTGCCCATCACCGAATGCGACGGACGTCTGTTCAAAGAGGCCCTGCTCGGCTCGCTGGCCTGGTTGACGGTCAACCGGGACGAGGTGGACGCCCTCAACGTCTTTCCCGTCCCGGACGGGGATACGGGCACCAACATGCTCCTCACCTTGCAATCGGCCGTCGAAGACATTCGCGACGTCGACGACGCCGACCTCTCGCGCATGGCCAGGCGGGCGGCGCACGGGGCGCTCATGGGTGCCCGCGGGAACTCCGGGGTGATCCTCTCGCAGATTTTGCGGGGTTTCTGCGT comes from Candidatus Dormiibacterota bacterium and encodes:
- the rlmN gene encoding 23S rRNA (adenine(2503)-C(2))-methyltransferase RlmN; its protein translation is MTAGGEAPYRAEQARQWFWQRLAPSFDAMRTLPPSARRQLEGSFAFSTVAPQLKRAADRGQTVKYLFKLADARTIETVVMHYEATERSRARTTICVSSQVGCPIGCSFCATGQSGFDRNLSEAEIVDQFLHASRDLGETQRSLTNVVFMGMGEPLNNYGAVVGAIRRWARPDTLNFSPRRVTVSTIGLVPFIERLSAEGLPVNLAISLHAPDDALRSSMIPVNRKYPIAAIVGAARAHADRTGRRTSYEYVLLQGVNDGPEQAGRLASVVGRHLSHINLIPMNPIDGSPLAPPSKTRAQAFQAILQAAGISTTIRATRGLDIDAACGQLRARQPQPMPSPA
- a CDS encoding HAD-IA family hydrolase, with the translated sequence MPLQGIFFDAGNTLLVEEPGKHLWEMALIRIPDALEVLTALKPLYRLGVISNTVGSGDAELADVLEKAGIRRLIDALVTSRDFGKAKPDPAIYAEGARRLGVSLDQTLMVGDRLDTDVAGALNAGIPAVWLRHPGAIAIPGIAPTHVIERLADLPAWIAAAYTQN
- a CDS encoding LppX_LprAFG lipoprotein, translating into MRRMLAATCAMVVLSACGAVAQVSETPQQVVSTASDKMSQLHSAKFDVTATILEQFPASFTDQLGAAGASLSNFSIDMSGKGDAKFPDTASMSLQVKSGGISVSTDMVLAGGKIYIKDPTSGSWTQPASAASFGQFTNQADPLSSAAVLKTAQSIKDLGDTTLNGSAVHHYQIVPDKNKLADQASTQQAKDLVLSMLQSGTIQLEVWIGKDDHLLHQMKNDTDATIDLGKVMAASGQQLPPGFPIPAGATVHTVVHATINYHDFNAPVTVTVPSVAPS
- the rpe gene encoding ribulose-phosphate 3-epimerase, translated to MLVSPSLLSADFSRLGEEVAALEQAGADWVHFDVMDGHFVPPITMGPRTVEHCRRYAKLPFDVHLMIENPERTIEAFRDAGATTLSVHVEATRHIHRVLESIRKAGLRAGVCLNPGSPLVLVEPVLKNADLLVMMCVNPGWGGQKFIDGSLERIKAARALRDRLNPKLDIEIDGGVNAGTGPSCAANGATVLVAGSFVFSHPQGMKTAIQELR
- a CDS encoding AIM24 family protein produces the protein MQKPPQLLPTKLEDGQAPGIKYRIDGELVPVLHTWLDGTLPVYFEHHVVLWKDPALNIGIRAMKGAFKRMVAGMPIFLTEAHGPGEIAFSRDGAGHLFPLHLMPGTAVLVREHQFLAATGNLDYTFNRVKGVSNMLLGSTGFFVDRFSASHQEGVLWLHGYGNVFQKDLAQNEQIDIEPGGWVYRDESVRMDVQMFGLKTGIFGGGGNMVWNRFTGPGRVGIQSMYLHMPTSE
- the rpmB gene encoding 50S ribosomal protein L28, which produces MAQRCAICGKGPQYGHHVSHSKVHTKRRFMPNLHKARVTIDGRPQTALVCTRCLRTQAKSA
- a CDS encoding Asp23/Gls24 family envelope stress response protein, yielding MDSKTKANPQRTGKPPRTLIQSRDLGRIEVSRHVVATIAGHAAAGCYGVVAMAARGLRDGLAERLHRDKLHRGVEVEVRDDGIAVSLYVIVEYGTRVSEVANNLSNAVRYSVERTLGLPVVEVNVNVQGIHVSGSGGS